A genomic region of Fodinisporobacter ferrooxydans contains the following coding sequences:
- a CDS encoding aldehyde dehydrogenase family protein, protein MTIVTKLQVPVYRNYIGGQWVDSSSKEQLESRNPATGEFISYAQKSTVQDVEAAIDSVYDAFQQSDWGYNPKRRYEALLGLAHKMEENLEHLARVLTMEQGKTIRESRMEIAGSIDTLKYFAGAARTVFGRSMQLEPNNFGIIVKEPIGVVGIISPWNWPALLMVRELAPALAAGNGVIVKPASLTPAISVEIFKLIAAVPEFAKGIVSIVTGPGRSIGAAMGKSKKIDMISFTGDTSTGKSIIELSTSNIKKLALELGGKSPNVVFADANLDKAVPLIGRSIFISAGQICMAGSRVLVHESIKDEVVSRLKAYAEHLNVGNGIHETSDMGPVISQSQLDLISEYCEIGRKEGTIITGGYRLTGEEFDKGFFFAPTIIDHLAANCRVVQEEIFGPVLAVQTFANDEEAIALANGTDFGLSAGVWTADLNRAMRMSKEIKAGTVWINTYNKNFPEAEFGGYKQSGLGRTRGVDGLMEYCETKHIHLELE, encoded by the coding sequence ATGACAATTGTAACAAAGCTGCAAGTGCCTGTATATCGAAACTATATTGGCGGCCAGTGGGTGGATTCCAGCTCGAAGGAACAACTGGAATCCCGCAATCCGGCAACAGGTGAATTCATCAGTTATGCGCAAAAATCAACCGTTCAGGATGTGGAAGCGGCCATCGATTCTGTTTATGATGCGTTTCAGCAGAGTGACTGGGGGTATAATCCGAAACGCCGCTATGAAGCATTGCTCGGTTTGGCTCATAAAATGGAAGAAAATCTTGAGCATCTCGCCCGTGTCCTGACGATGGAGCAAGGAAAAACGATTCGCGAATCCCGCATGGAAATCGCCGGCAGTATCGATACTTTAAAATACTTTGCCGGTGCAGCGCGTACGGTGTTTGGGCGTTCCATGCAATTAGAACCCAATAATTTTGGAATTATCGTAAAAGAGCCCATTGGCGTAGTAGGGATTATTTCACCTTGGAATTGGCCTGCACTTTTGATGGTTCGGGAATTGGCGCCTGCTTTAGCTGCCGGCAATGGCGTCATTGTAAAACCTGCCAGTCTGACGCCGGCCATTTCTGTTGAGATTTTTAAATTGATTGCCGCAGTCCCCGAGTTTGCGAAAGGAATTGTCAGTATTGTGACAGGTCCGGGACGTTCGATCGGAGCGGCGATGGGAAAAAGCAAAAAAATCGATATGATCAGTTTTACGGGAGACACGTCAACAGGAAAATCGATCATTGAGCTATCGACAAGCAACATCAAAAAACTGGCATTGGAACTTGGCGGCAAATCGCCGAACGTTGTATTTGCAGATGCCAATCTCGACAAGGCAGTACCCTTGATCGGCCGTTCCATTTTTATCTCGGCGGGACAAATTTGCATGGCTGGTTCACGGGTGCTTGTGCATGAATCGATTAAGGATGAAGTGGTTTCACGGTTAAAAGCGTATGCAGAACATCTGAATGTCGGCAATGGGATCCATGAAACGTCCGATATGGGTCCTGTCATCTCACAAAGTCAGCTCGACTTGATTTCTGAATACTGCGAGATTGGAAGAAAAGAAGGGACGATTATTACCGGCGGATACCGTTTGACCGGTGAGGAGTTCGATAAAGGTTTCTTTTTCGCACCGACGATTATCGATCATCTTGCGGCAAACTGTCGGGTTGTACAAGAAGAGATTTTCGGCCCTGTACTTGCTGTTCAAACATTTGCAAATGATGAAGAAGCAATTGCGTTGGCGAATGGAACAGACTTTGGCCTATCTGCCGGAGTATGGACGGCAGACTTGAATCGCGCCATGCGGATGTCGAAGGAAATAAAGGCAGGGACCGTTTGGATTAATACGTATAATAAAAACTTCCCGGAAGCGGAATTCGGCGGCTATAAACAAAGTGGTCTAGGGCGGACACGCGGTGTCGATGGATTGATGGAATACTGCGAAACCAAACATATCCATCTGGAACTCGAGTAA
- a CDS encoding iron-containing alcohol dehydrogenase family protein: MKNKPGLIEETVEFSFQLPTSIEFGFGKASRLGERIRQFGAANVFFVTDQGVEAVGLLNGIKESLQTAGIAFDTYTDVEPDPSIETINRAAQALQSKSYDCIVAVGGGSPIDVAKGIRVVSANGGSIGQYAGVNRVQKASSVPLIAIPTTSGTGSEVTIFGVYSDWENNVKITVTSPYMAATIAIVDPQLTMSLPAKMTAASGIDALAHGIETFFSTIATPASDALALQAIAIVNGNLRNVVENGSDVQARIGMSQGSLLAGMAFNNGFLGLTHAIGSALSGHCHVPHGVAIGLLLPHVIEFNRTVRPEKAAKIARIMGIKGNDDESLALQAADAAAQLVQEIGLPTKLRDVGVTEDKLSDVAKDSFKSGMMQFNPRQPSEMEVLELLQRIY, from the coding sequence ATGAAAAACAAACCTGGACTAATAGAAGAAACTGTGGAATTCTCCTTTCAGCTTCCTACATCTATCGAGTTTGGCTTTGGCAAAGCAAGCCGCTTGGGGGAGCGGATCCGTCAATTCGGAGCTGCCAACGTATTTTTTGTAACGGATCAGGGAGTGGAAGCTGTCGGATTGCTGAATGGAATCAAGGAATCCCTGCAAACAGCAGGAATCGCGTTCGATACGTATACAGATGTGGAACCGGATCCAAGTATTGAGACAATCAATCGGGCAGCCCAGGCGCTTCAATCAAAATCGTATGATTGTATCGTTGCGGTTGGCGGAGGAAGCCCGATTGATGTTGCAAAAGGGATTCGCGTCGTATCGGCAAATGGAGGGAGTATCGGACAATACGCCGGTGTCAATCGGGTACAAAAGGCTTCATCGGTACCTCTAATCGCCATTCCCACCACATCAGGAACGGGAAGTGAAGTAACCATATTCGGCGTTTACTCCGATTGGGAAAATAACGTCAAGATTACTGTTACAAGCCCTTATATGGCTGCAACGATCGCAATCGTCGATCCGCAATTGACGATGAGTTTGCCGGCAAAAATGACGGCGGCATCAGGGATCGATGCACTGGCACATGGCATTGAAACATTTTTTTCAACAATCGCTACGCCTGCCTCCGATGCGTTGGCTTTGCAAGCGATTGCCATTGTCAATGGGAATTTGCGTAATGTTGTTGAAAACGGTTCAGATGTACAAGCGCGAATTGGGATGTCCCAGGGGAGTTTGCTGGCGGGAATGGCGTTTAATAATGGCTTTCTTGGTTTGACACATGCGATTGGAAGTGCTTTATCCGGACATTGTCATGTTCCACATGGTGTGGCAATTGGATTGCTTTTGCCGCATGTGATCGAATTCAATCGCACGGTTCGCCCTGAAAAAGCTGCCAAGATTGCGCGTATTATGGGAATCAAGGGGAATGACGATGAATCATTGGCGCTGCAAGCCGCAGACGCGGCAGCACAACTTGTACAAGAGATCGGCCTGCCGACAAAGCTCAGGGATGTGGGAGTAACGGAAGATAAGCTTTCCGATGTTGCCAAAGATTCATTCAAGAGCGGGATGATGCAGTTTAACCCGCGCCAACCGTCAGAAATGGAAGTCTTGGAGCTTTTGCAGCGGATCTATTAA
- a CDS encoding UbiX family flavin prenyltransferase, translating into MKLVVGISGASGAIYGVRTVEVLSRLGVEVHLVVSENARKTISYETDYVFEDVCKMATKVYDNKDLGAAISSGSFQVNGMIVAPCSIKTLAGIANSFNSELLTRAADVQLKERRKLVLLVRETPLHQGHIQHMLTVTQMGGIILPPVPSFYHLPKTLDDIVNQSVQKALDQFAIEANLFERWNGM; encoded by the coding sequence ATGAAGCTTGTAGTAGGAATATCTGGAGCAAGCGGAGCGATTTATGGTGTGCGTACCGTAGAGGTGCTTAGCAGACTAGGGGTAGAGGTACATCTTGTAGTAAGTGAAAATGCCCGAAAAACGATTTCCTATGAGACAGATTATGTGTTTGAAGACGTTTGTAAAATGGCAACGAAGGTCTATGACAACAAAGACTTGGGAGCGGCAATTTCGAGCGGATCCTTTCAAGTCAATGGAATGATTGTCGCACCTTGTTCCATAAAAACGTTAGCAGGGATTGCGAATAGTTTTAACAGTGAATTACTGACACGGGCTGCAGATGTTCAGTTGAAAGAACGCAGAAAGTTGGTTTTGCTTGTACGTGAAACTCCATTGCACCAAGGGCATATCCAACACATGTTGACAGTAACGCAAATGGGAGGGATCATTTTGCCGCCGGTTCCTTCTTTTTATCATTTGCCGAAAACACTTGATGACATTGTCAATCAAAGCGTACAAAAAGCGTTAGACCAGTTTGCGATTGAAGCCAATTTATTTGAGCGTTGGAATGGCATGTGA
- a CDS encoding UbiD family decarboxylase, which translates to MKARTFRTWLEHLQATGRLAVIDKKVGLQYEIAAIAKKLDGQKAAYFTKVEDYEIPVVSGICSTRSDFAEALGTDPYGMISKFTEAVTSPMPCQLVERQSAPVKENVVLENIDLLQMLPIPFHHEKDSGNYITAGLFIVRDPVTRKQNVSIHRLQVSGKDKLGVLLLPRHTFHLYKKAEELGQSLDCAIVIGTDPVTLLASQASTPFGVDELEIASALRGEPLEVVRCETVDIDVPAFAEIVLEGKILPHVREPEGPFGEFPKYYGPRSEKEVVQITAVTHRTNPIFYTIVPAGYEHLLLGGIPREASLFETVRQTVPTVKAVHMSLGGTARYHAIVSIKKRNEGEGKNVILAALANSFDIKHVVVVDEDVDIFDMEEVEWAIATRFQAEKDLIVIHGTQGSKLDPSTNNGVGSKMGLDCTVPMGSEPMRYLRIKIPGFDQLDIETYISKKSELRETHVENR; encoded by the coding sequence ATGAAAGCCAGAACCTTTCGGACTTGGCTTGAACATTTGCAAGCAACAGGACGTTTGGCAGTCATAGACAAAAAAGTCGGTTTACAATATGAAATAGCCGCAATCGCAAAAAAATTGGATGGGCAAAAGGCAGCATATTTTACAAAAGTGGAAGATTACGAGATACCGGTTGTATCCGGAATCTGTTCGACTCGCAGCGATTTTGCGGAAGCTTTGGGAACAGATCCGTATGGAATGATTTCTAAATTCACAGAAGCAGTTACGTCCCCCATGCCTTGCCAACTTGTAGAAAGACAGTCAGCTCCGGTAAAGGAAAATGTCGTTCTTGAAAATATTGATTTGTTACAAATGCTTCCAATCCCTTTCCACCATGAAAAGGATTCGGGAAATTATATTACTGCCGGACTATTTATTGTCCGTGATCCGGTTACTCGCAAACAGAATGTTTCGATACATCGACTGCAGGTATCCGGGAAAGACAAATTGGGTGTTTTACTCCTGCCTCGTCATACATTCCACTTATACAAAAAGGCGGAAGAATTGGGGCAGTCTCTGGATTGTGCGATTGTGATCGGGACTGACCCTGTGACTTTGCTGGCATCACAAGCCAGTACTCCATTCGGTGTGGATGAATTAGAAATCGCCAGTGCTTTGCGCGGCGAGCCGCTGGAAGTTGTCCGTTGTGAAACTGTCGATATTGACGTCCCGGCATTCGCGGAAATCGTGCTCGAAGGAAAAATTTTGCCACATGTCCGTGAGCCGGAGGGACCCTTTGGAGAGTTCCCAAAATATTATGGGCCGCGCAGTGAGAAAGAAGTCGTACAAATTACCGCAGTTACACATCGCACCAATCCAATTTTCTATACGATTGTTCCGGCTGGATATGAACATCTTTTGCTTGGCGGAATACCAAGGGAAGCGAGTCTTTTCGAAACTGTCCGACAAACTGTGCCAACGGTAAAAGCAGTCCATATGAGTCTTGGCGGCACGGCTCGTTATCATGCGATCGTGTCTATCAAGAAACGCAATGAAGGTGAAGGGAAAAACGTCATTTTGGCCGCATTGGCAAATAGTTTTGATATCAAACATGTAGTCGTTGTTGACGAAGACGTCGATATTTTCGATATGGAAGAAGTGGAATGGGCGATTGCCACTCGTTTTCAGGCAGAAAAAGATTTGATTGTCATACATGGTACACAAGGCTCAAAACTGGATCCTTCCACAAATAACGGAGTTGGATCGAAGATGGGATTGGATTGCACCGTGCCGATGGGCAGTGAACCCATGCGCTATCTGCGTATAAAAATACCGGGATTTGATCAATTGGATATCGAAACATATATTTCGAAAAAGTCAGAACTGCGAGAGACACACGTAGAGAACAGATAG
- a CDS encoding sigma-54 interaction domain-containing protein, with the protein MRLSELVCTPVYQIDINQVQDEPEKIISDMQTLSLFEIPVLSQGRWAGIFRFLSKDSDTNGEKHGAYVMNAPSFYEDMELKDIPIPRNCTILGVVNRQEEFTGIVHIADIQTIFIKEYETTRERIRFLDAIIDNTYDGILIVDSLGYVTRVNQGFCRLTGVKEEDFVGVHVTDLVQKGTFKFPSVTWSALQKRRDITGIQKYPTGHEHLVSAVPIIDNQGKLHGAVASVRDMTELSRLRQELEAVQDLSQHYKSELTDLRKRVLFDQIIAVSGQMQKVMDLAGRVANFDSTVLILGESGVGKEVIANFIHKSSSRVQGPFVKINCGALPEELLESELFGYEAGAFTGAKKGGKIGLFQAAEGGVIFLDEIGEMSPALQVKVLRVLQEQEFTRVGGISPIQVNCRVIAATHRDLKEQIKKGQFREDLFYRLYVVPIHIPPLRERQEDIPALLQYFLNKYNQKYGTQKTLQPEVIQILKNYSWHGNVRQLSNLVERMIVTIPDSYIQQMHLPEDYIQDISAADHSVHSERQATNTAASNPEPTISEREPKENMNAFGAMERDLLIRTLTQHGSVRKAGQALGVSHTTIIKKMRKYGIERNR; encoded by the coding sequence ATGCGATTATCTGAACTCGTGTGTACTCCCGTGTATCAAATCGACATCAATCAGGTGCAAGACGAGCCGGAAAAAATTATATCGGATATGCAAACGCTGTCGCTTTTCGAGATTCCAGTCTTGTCCCAAGGGCGATGGGCGGGAATTTTCCGTTTTTTGTCAAAAGATTCTGATACGAATGGTGAAAAACATGGGGCGTATGTCATGAATGCTCCTTCTTTTTATGAGGATATGGAACTTAAAGATATTCCAATACCAAGGAACTGTACGATATTGGGCGTTGTCAATCGGCAAGAAGAGTTCACGGGTATTGTCCATATTGCAGATATACAAACAATCTTCATAAAAGAGTACGAAACTACGCGAGAGCGCATTCGATTCCTTGATGCGATTATTGATAACACATACGATGGGATTTTGATTGTGGATTCGTTGGGATATGTAACCCGCGTAAATCAGGGATTTTGCAGATTGACAGGGGTAAAAGAAGAGGATTTTGTTGGCGTTCATGTAACGGACTTGGTTCAGAAAGGCACGTTTAAATTTCCTTCCGTTACCTGGAGTGCATTGCAGAAGCGGCGGGATATAACTGGCATACAAAAATACCCCACTGGACATGAGCATCTTGTAAGCGCTGTACCGATTATCGACAATCAGGGAAAACTGCATGGCGCAGTGGCAAGTGTTCGAGACATGACGGAGTTGTCAAGATTGCGACAGGAGCTGGAAGCGGTACAGGATTTAAGCCAACATTACAAGTCTGAGTTGACAGATCTGAGAAAGCGTGTCTTGTTTGATCAAATCATTGCCGTCTCCGGGCAGATGCAAAAGGTTATGGATTTAGCCGGCCGCGTGGCAAATTTTGATTCAACAGTGTTAATATTAGGAGAGTCGGGAGTAGGGAAAGAAGTAATCGCGAATTTTATCCATAAATCAAGTTCCCGGGTACAAGGACCGTTTGTGAAAATTAACTGTGGAGCACTTCCGGAAGAATTGCTTGAGTCGGAATTGTTTGGATATGAGGCGGGGGCGTTTACGGGTGCAAAAAAAGGTGGAAAGATCGGGTTGTTTCAAGCTGCCGAGGGTGGCGTGATCTTTCTCGATGAAATCGGAGAAATGTCGCCTGCGTTGCAAGTGAAAGTTTTACGAGTGCTGCAAGAGCAAGAATTTACCCGTGTTGGCGGCATCTCTCCGATTCAGGTAAACTGTCGCGTCATTGCTGCCACTCATCGAGATTTAAAGGAACAAATAAAAAAAGGACAATTTCGTGAAGATTTGTTTTATCGTTTGTATGTTGTGCCGATTCATATCCCGCCATTACGGGAAAGGCAAGAAGATATTCCGGCGTTGCTGCAATATTTTTTAAATAAATATAACCAGAAATACGGAACGCAGAAAACGTTGCAGCCTGAAGTCATACAAATTCTTAAAAATTATTCCTGGCACGGAAACGTTCGTCAGTTATCCAATCTTGTTGAACGGATGATCGTAACAATACCTGATTCCTACATTCAGCAAATGCATTTGCCTGAAGATTATATACAGGACATTTCAGCGGCAGATCATTCGGTACATTCTGAACGCCAGGCAACAAATACGGCGGCTTCCAATCCCGAGCCAACAATAAGCGAAAGGGAACCGAAGGAAAACATGAACGCATTCGGCGCAATGGAACGCGATTTGTTGATTCGGACGCTTACGCAACATGGTTCCGTTCGTAAAGCAGGACAAGCATTGGGAGTTTCACATACCACGATCATAAAGAAAATGAGAAAATATGGAATTGAACGGAATCGTTAA
- the larB gene encoding nickel pincer cofactor biosynthesis protein LarB: protein MDIKDILNRFQNGQLSIEQAETEIHGFEDIGFSKIDYARESRTGHPEVIFGLNKTPEQVQIIFERLYKKHGKVMVTRATEQMADLVKKIAPEATYDHMSRLLTAGSSVVRFPGTVAVVSAGTADMPVAEEAAQVAEWMGSEVDRIYDVGVAGIDRLLANRERIQNATIIIVVAGMEGALASVVGGLVRHPVIAVPTSVGYGAHFFGMTPLLSMLSSCASGITVVNIDNGFGAAVAASMIQQTILEVLNR, encoded by the coding sequence ATGGATATAAAAGACATTTTGAACCGTTTCCAAAACGGGCAACTTTCCATTGAACAAGCAGAGACGGAAATTCACGGTTTCGAAGATATTGGATTTAGTAAAATCGATTATGCAAGAGAATCGCGCACGGGGCATCCGGAAGTCATATTTGGGCTCAATAAGACACCGGAACAAGTGCAAATCATTTTTGAACGCTTATATAAAAAACATGGGAAAGTTATGGTTACAAGAGCAACAGAACAGATGGCGGACCTGGTAAAAAAAATAGCGCCGGAAGCAACATATGACCACATGTCCCGCCTGCTTACGGCAGGCAGCAGTGTAGTTCGTTTTCCCGGTACTGTTGCCGTTGTGTCTGCCGGAACTGCTGATATGCCTGTTGCAGAAGAGGCGGCACAAGTGGCCGAATGGATGGGCAGCGAAGTTGATCGAATCTATGATGTCGGTGTTGCGGGCATTGATCGGCTTTTGGCGAACCGCGAGCGAATTCAGAACGCTACAATAATCATTGTCGTAGCAGGCATGGAAGGTGCTCTTGCCAGTGTCGTGGGTGGGCTTGTTCGTCATCCTGTAATTGCAGTGCCGACAAGTGTTGGATATGGCGCCCACTTTTTTGGCATGACACCGTTACTCTCCATGTTGTCCTCATGTGCATCCGGCATAACGGTAGTGAACATCGATAACGGTTTTGGCGCGGCAGTTGCGGCATCGATGATTCAACAAACGATTTTGGAGGTGTTGAACCGATGA
- a CDS encoding LarC family nickel insertion protein, producing the protein MRTLYLDCISGVSGDMLLAALIDLGADLAYIDNYLKSLPIDPFALSIETVNKRGISANQLIIELEENDHHHDHHHDHHHDHNHDHHHDHHHDHHHDHHHDHHHDHNHDHHHDHHHDHHRRAADILSMIETSDLPQRVKERSLNIFRAIAEAEGKIHGMDPKDVHFHEVGAMDSIIDVIGICLALEHLEIDTIYASPVPTGKGKVRMAHGLYPIPAPATAELLIGIPLADLDVMGELTTPTGAGVLKALVTDFVPIGSMVIQKIGYGAGMKEFDHPNVLRAMLIEKKN; encoded by the coding sequence ATGAGAACATTATATTTGGATTGCATATCCGGGGTTAGCGGTGATATGCTGCTCGCTGCACTGATTGATTTGGGTGCAGATCTTGCTTATATCGATAACTATTTAAAATCGCTCCCTATCGATCCTTTCGCGTTATCGATTGAAACAGTAAATAAACGGGGCATTTCGGCAAATCAATTAATCATTGAATTAGAGGAAAATGACCACCATCATGACCACCATCATGATCATCACCATGATCACAACCATGATCATCACCATGACCATCACCATGACCATCACCATGACCATCACCATGACCATCACCATGATCACAACCATGATCATCACCATGATCATCACCATGATCACCACCGGCGGGCGGCGGATATCCTGTCCATGATCGAGACAAGCGACTTGCCGCAGCGTGTAAAAGAGCGGAGTCTGAATATTTTCCGGGCAATAGCAGAAGCTGAGGGTAAAATTCACGGAATGGATCCGAAAGACGTTCATTTTCATGAGGTTGGGGCAATGGATTCCATTATTGACGTTATCGGCATTTGCCTGGCGCTGGAACATTTGGAGATCGATACAATCTACGCATCTCCTGTACCGACTGGCAAAGGAAAGGTTCGCATGGCACATGGATTGTATCCGATTCCGGCACCGGCAACGGCAGAATTATTGATTGGCATCCCCTTGGCTGATTTGGATGTAATGGGAGAATTGACGACTCCAACAGGCGCCGGCGTTTTGAAAGCACTCGTGACAGACTTTGTGCCAATCGGTTCCATGGTCATTCAAAAAATCGGATATGGAGCGGGTATGAAAGAATTTGATCATCCCAATGTTTTGCGGGCGATGTTGATAGAAAAAAAAAACTAG
- the larC gene encoding nickel insertion protein, translated as MESICILEAQIDDSSGEMMGYAMERLFAAGALDVYYTPVYMKKNRPGVLISVLVLEDHANRCEEILLMETTTIGVRRSIWKRRKLDRRIVTVATSFGEIRIKQALWNGRIVNQAPEYEDVAQASRKHCAPFKVIYWDAMKYGEIEE; from the coding sequence ATGGAGTCGATTTGCATTTTAGAAGCACAGATTGACGACAGCAGCGGTGAGATGATGGGGTATGCAATGGAGCGGCTGTTTGCGGCCGGAGCCCTCGATGTATATTACACACCTGTCTATATGAAAAAAAATCGTCCAGGTGTGTTGATTTCTGTTCTTGTGCTGGAAGATCATGCGAATCGCTGTGAAGAGATCCTATTGATGGAAACAACGACAATAGGTGTCAGGCGTAGCATCTGGAAGCGCAGGAAATTGGACAGGCGCATTGTGACTGTTGCAACATCCTTTGGAGAAATTCGAATCAAGCAGGCATTATGGAATGGCCGAATTGTAAATCAGGCTCCGGAATATGAAGATGTGGCGCAGGCTTCCAGGAAACACTGTGCACCGTTTAAAGTTATCTATTGGGATGCCATGAAATATGGAGAAATTGAAGAGTAA
- a CDS encoding DUF420 domain-containing protein, translating into MNAIPYINEACILLSAVSMAIGWRQIRAKRMQAHKFFMLLGTVLAALFFIGYAVKTVVIGDTMFGGPAPLRTPYQIFLQMHSILATVAAVLGIVTLRFAFTAAFGKHKKIGPWTVVIWFITTISGLAVFLMLYVIFPPGPTTNVFHAWFGK; encoded by the coding sequence GTGAATGCCATTCCTTACATAAACGAAGCATGTATCCTGTTAAGTGCAGTTTCCATGGCGATTGGCTGGAGACAAATCCGCGCCAAACGAATGCAAGCACATAAATTTTTTATGCTGCTTGGTACAGTTTTGGCAGCGTTATTTTTTATCGGTTATGCAGTAAAGACCGTTGTAATCGGTGATACGATGTTTGGCGGACCTGCTCCCTTGCGCACGCCTTATCAAATCTTTTTGCAAATGCACTCCATTCTCGCTACGGTCGCCGCCGTTTTGGGAATCGTCACACTGCGGTTCGCGTTTACTGCTGCATTTGGAAAACATAAAAAAATCGGCCCTTGGACCGTTGTGATCTGGTTTATAACAACAATCAGCGGGTTAGCTGTTTTCCTTATGTTGTATGTGATATTTCCACCGGGTCCCACGACAAATGTATTTCATGCATGGTTTGGTAAATAA
- a CDS encoding ubiquinol oxidase subunit II: MKLRTLLSRMKWFFTVALATVMLTGCNGQFVVLDPKGPVGKQELDLIILSTVLTLIVIIPVLIMLWIFVAKYRDKPGNKAPYKPEWEDNKTLEIIWWGIPIVIIGILGVYTAKTTFALTKPPVQNVAPITIQVTSLDWKWLFQYPGQKIATVNYVEIPAGVPVNFVLTSDAPVNSFWVPQLGGQEYTMPGMALTLWLQADKPGSYLGMGANFTGEGFAHMRFHVIAKPQSDFNAWVNHVKQTAPALTKAGYQNLTQPSVTDQMSFSSYPDGLFEATVNKNGGIYMPMQQGNMKKEDTPADNNAMKNMKMGQ; the protein is encoded by the coding sequence TTGAAACTGCGTACGCTACTGAGTCGTATGAAATGGTTTTTTACAGTAGCATTGGCGACAGTGATGTTGACAGGTTGCAATGGGCAATTTGTTGTTTTGGATCCAAAAGGTCCTGTCGGAAAGCAAGAATTGGATTTGATTATTCTGTCAACTGTACTCACTTTGATCGTCATCATACCTGTATTGATCATGCTTTGGATTTTTGTTGCGAAATATCGCGACAAGCCAGGTAACAAAGCTCCTTACAAACCAGAGTGGGAGGACAACAAGACACTTGAAATCATCTGGTGGGGGATTCCGATTGTTATTATTGGCATTCTAGGCGTCTATACTGCCAAGACGACATTTGCATTGACAAAACCGCCTGTTCAAAATGTAGCGCCGATTACCATACAGGTGACTAGCCTTGACTGGAAATGGTTGTTTCAGTATCCGGGCCAGAAAATCGCTACAGTCAATTATGTTGAAATTCCTGCAGGAGTGCCGGTCAATTTTGTTTTGACTTCAGATGCGCCGGTAAACTCATTCTGGGTACCGCAATTGGGCGGACAGGAGTATACGATGCCAGGTATGGCACTTACCTTATGGCTGCAAGCAGACAAACCGGGAAGCTATCTGGGCATGGGTGCGAACTTTACGGGTGAAGGATTTGCTCATATGCGTTTCCATGTGATCGCAAAACCGCAGTCTGACTTTAATGCTTGGGTTAACCACGTGAAACAGACCGCTCCTGCGTTGACAAAAGCAGGATACCAAAACTTGACTCAGCCGAGCGTAACGGATCAGATGTCGTTCTCATCGTATCCGGATGGTTTGTTCGAAGCGACGGTCAACAAAAACGGCGGAATCTATATGCCGATGCAACAAGGCAATATGAAGAAAGAAGATACGCCTGCTGATAACAACGCGATGAAGAATATGAAGATGGGTCAATAA